The Takifugu flavidus isolate HTHZ2018 chromosome 17, ASM371156v2, whole genome shotgun sequence genome contains a region encoding:
- the LOC130513657 gene encoding phosphatidate phosphatase LPIN2-like isoform X2, protein MWRRAAAAAAGRLKEDQSSCGDMDLSDRFPIEQDQRLQLRSLWTLVDTMNYVGQLAGQVLVTVKELYKGLNQATLSGCIDVIVVRQPDGTFQCSPFHVRFGKLGVLRSREKIIDIEINGEPVDLHMKLGDNGEAFFVQETEQQDEVVPTHLMTSPITTEEAGLRGREGRCGESGMGNRPPLDPEHPPTGNVQVCPSTAGKKRKRRRKRHKVELRKEEQTSPAGREVELCEMSSDEEKTRSQGASSSTTTNENTDLRQHSPVTALEWDSYPFSDGDWSPCTVDSELMKPEDTILRAESHMRWSWGEFPESTRVNKKDKSEPKILSITPSEKTHFRVILSTDALAEQCGKIDPACSIIKPEPRTIRLEPHSLKLQPLEASPCDTNFTNNEPELSDFPCPANTQVGTKCARKTRWTSSPPSRRDSGSAAGGGGAKADSRAADSPSTKRGVRKRSQHQGPEDIYLDDLNVLEPEVIARYFPKSESENVPKHWVEMGGRSGSQSPQSVGSAAADSGTECLSDSTADLPDVTLSLCGGVGENSEISKDKFLEHIITYNEFAENPAIIDNPNLVVKIANRYYNWTLAAPLILCMQAFQKNLPKATEEAWVKERMPKKSGRWWFWRKSSVKQSSAEIKLERQESLSRDSPALHQAPQTHQKAAEWSSDDDTKELNTVAPVPTQANHVQTEGSAPCHSYRKSLRLSSDQIASLKLRDGPNDVTFSITTQYQGTCRCEGTIYLWNWDDKVIVSDIDGTITKSDVFGQILPQLGKDWTHQGIAKLYHSVHENGYKFLYCSARAIGMADMTRGYLHWVNDRGTLLPQGPLMLSPSSLFSAFHREIIEKKPEKFKVECLADIRNLFSPNTCPFYAAFGNRDSDVFAYKQVGVPACRIFTVNPRGELILEQARGNKTSYGRLSELVEHVFPLRSSQHSATFCCPEFSSFCFWRQPIAQVCLQELR, encoded by the exons ATGTGGCgcagagcggcggcggctgcagcaggTCGGCTGAAGGAGGATCAGTCCAGCTGTGGTGACATGGATCTGTCAGACAGGTTTCCTATAGAGCAGGaccagaggctgcagctcaggtcCCTGTGGACTCTG GTGGACACCATGAACTACGTGGGGCAGCTGGCGGGCCAGGTGCTGGTGACGGTGAAGGAGCTGTACAAGGGTCTCAATCAGGCCACGCTGTCAGGCTGCATCGATGTGATCGTGGTCCGACAGCCCGACGGAACGTTCCAGTGCTCCCCCTTCCACGTGCGCTTTGGAAAACTGGGAGTGCTGCGGTCCAGGGAGAAAATA ATTGACATTGAAATCAATGGAGAGCCAGTGGATTTACACATGAAGCTCGGAGACAACGGAGAGGCCTTTTTTGTCCAGGAGACGGAGCAGCAAGAT GAGGTTGTCCCAACTCACCTGATGACCTCGCCCATTACGACAGAAGAGGCTGGCCtcaggggcagagagggcagatgtGGGGAGTCGGGGATGGGGAACCGCCCACCTCTGGATCCAGAACACCCACCTACGGGAAATGTGCAGGTCTGCCCCAGCACAGCCggcaaaaagaggaagagacgTAGGAAAAGGCACAAAGTGGAGCTGCGCAAAGAGGAGCAAACGTCACCTGCGGGCAGGGAGGTGGAGCTGTGCGAGATGAGCTCAGATGAAGAGAAGACTCGCAGCCAAGG TGCATCCTCATCAACTACGACCAATGAGAACACGGACCTCAGGCAACATTCCCCTGTCACAGCCCTGGAATGGGACAGCTACCCCTTCTCTGATGGAGACTGGTCTCCGTGCACTGT CGACTCTGAGCTGATGAAACCTGAAGACACCATTCTCAGAGCAGAGTCCCACATGCGCTGGAGCTGGGGGGAGTTCCCCGAGTCCACCAGG GTGAACAAAAAGGACAAATCGGAGCCGAAGATTCTCAGCATCACTCCCTCTGAGAAGACACATTTCAGGGTTATCTTAAGCACAGACGCCCTGGCGGAACAGTGTGGTAAAATAGATCCTGCATGCAGCATTATAAAGCCAGAACCTCGAACCATCAGACTAGAGCCACACAGCCTCAAACTGCAGCCGCTCGAAGCGTCACCGTGCGATACAAACTTCACCAACAACGAGCCGGAGCTCTCAGACTTTCCCTGTCCTGCAAACACTCAAGTCGGCACGAAATGTGCGCGAAAGACCAGGTGGACTTCGTCGCCGCCCAGCCGCAGGGACAGCGGCTCTGCTGCCGGCGGAGGCGGCGCTAAGGCTGATTCAAGGGCCGCAGACTCCCCCAGCACCAAGAGAG gtgtgaggaagaggagccaacATCAGGGACCTGAAGATATTTACCTGGATGACCTGAATGTCCTTGAACCAGAAGTTATTGCCCGGTATTTCCCCAAAAG TGAGTCTGAGAATGTTCCTAAACACTGGGTGGAGATGGGAGGGCGCTCCGGCTCCCAGTCGCCCCAGTCCGTGGGCAGTGCGGCGGCGGACAGCGGCACCGAGTGCCTGTCTGACTCCACCGCCGATCTTCCAGATGTCACTCTGTCCTTGTGCGGGGGCGTCGGTGAGAACTCCGAGATCTCCAAAG ATAAATTCCTGGAGCACATCATCACCTACAATGAATTTGCAGAGAATCCTGCAATAATTGACAACCCAAACTTGGTGGTTAAAATTGCAAACAG GTATTATAACTGGACACTGGCAGCGCCTTTGATCCTTTGTATGCAGGCTTTTCAGAAGAATTTGCCAAAG GCTACTGAGGAGGCCTGGGTGAAAGAGAGAATGCCTAAAAAGTCTGGACGCTGGTGGTTCTGGAGAAAAAGCAGCGTAAAGCAG tctTCAGCAGAGATCAAGTTAGAGAGGCAGGAGTCTCTGAGCAGGGACAGTCCAGCCCTGCACCAGGCCCCACAAACACA CCAGAAAGCGGCAGAGTGGTCCAGCGATGATGACACCAAGGAGCTGAACACTGTGGCGCCTGTCCCGACACAGGCTAATCATGTGCAGACGGAAGGCTCGGCGCCTTGTCACTCCTACAGGAAGTCCCTGCGCCTGTCATCTGACCAGATA GCCAGCCTGAAGCTCCGAGATGGACCCAACGATGTCACCTTTAGCATAACCACTCAGTACCAGGGGACGTGTCGCTGCGAGGGCACCATCTACCTGTGGAACTGGGACGACAAGGTCATCGTTTCTGACATCGATGGGACCATCACAAA ATCAGACGTGTTTGGTCAAATTCTGCCTCAGCTCGGTAAAGACTGGACTCATCAAGGAATCGCTAAGCTTTACCACTCGGTGCACGA GAACGGTTATAAGTTCCTGTACTGTTCGGCCCGAGCGATCGGCATGGCTGACATGACCCGAGGGTACCTGCACTGGGTGAACGACAGAGGGACGCTGCTGCCTCAAGGACCCCTCATgctgtcccccagcagcctcttttctgccttccacag AGAGATCATCGAAAAGAAGCCTGAGAAATTCAAGGTGGAGTGTCTGGCGGACATCAGGAACCTTTTTTCTCCGAACACATGTCCCTTCTACGCGGCGTTTGGAAACAGAGACAGC GACGTGTTTGCTTACAAGCAAGTTGGCGTTCCGGCGTGTCGGATCTTCACGGTAAATCCCAGAGGGGAGTTAATCCTGGAGCAGGCCCGAGGAAATAAAACGTC CTACGGCCGGCTGAGTGAGCTGGTGGAGCACGTTTTTCCTTTACGGAGTTCACAGCACAGCGCCACCTTCTGCTGCCCAGAGTTCAGCTCCTTCTGTTTCTGGAGGCAGCCCATCGCTCAGGTGTGCCTACAGGAGCTGCGTTAG
- the LOC130513657 gene encoding phosphatidate phosphatase LPIN2-like isoform X1, producing MWRRAAAAAAGRLKEDQSSCGDMDLSDRFPIEQDQRLQLRSLWTLVDTMNYVGQLAGQVLVTVKELYKGLNQATLSGCIDVIVVRQPDGTFQCSPFHVRFGKLGVLRSREKIIDIEINGEPVDLHMKLGDNGEAFFVQETEQQDEVVPTHLMTSPITTEEAGLRGREGRCGESGMGNRPPLDPEHPPTGNVQVCPSTAGKKRKRRRKRHKVELRKEEQTSPAGREVELCEMSSDEEKTRSQGASSSTTTNENTDLRQHSPVTALEWDSYPFSDGDWSPCTVLDMSENMSPNSDSELMKPEDTILRAESHMRWSWGEFPESTRVNKKDKSEPKILSITPSEKTHFRVILSTDALAEQCGKIDPACSIIKPEPRTIRLEPHSLKLQPLEASPCDTNFTNNEPELSDFPCPANTQVGTKCARKTRWTSSPPSRRDSGSAAGGGGAKADSRAADSPSTKRGVRKRSQHQGPEDIYLDDLNVLEPEVIARYFPKSESENVPKHWVEMGGRSGSQSPQSVGSAAADSGTECLSDSTADLPDVTLSLCGGVGENSEISKDKFLEHIITYNEFAENPAIIDNPNLVVKIANRYYNWTLAAPLILCMQAFQKNLPKATEEAWVKERMPKKSGRWWFWRKSSVKQSSAEIKLERQESLSRDSPALHQAPQTHQKAAEWSSDDDTKELNTVAPVPTQANHVQTEGSAPCHSYRKSLRLSSDQIASLKLRDGPNDVTFSITTQYQGTCRCEGTIYLWNWDDKVIVSDIDGTITKSDVFGQILPQLGKDWTHQGIAKLYHSVHENGYKFLYCSARAIGMADMTRGYLHWVNDRGTLLPQGPLMLSPSSLFSAFHREIIEKKPEKFKVECLADIRNLFSPNTCPFYAAFGNRDSDVFAYKQVGVPACRIFTVNPRGELILEQARGNKTSYGRLSELVEHVFPLRSSQHSATFCCPEFSSFCFWRQPIAQVCLQELR from the exons ATGTGGCgcagagcggcggcggctgcagcaggTCGGCTGAAGGAGGATCAGTCCAGCTGTGGTGACATGGATCTGTCAGACAGGTTTCCTATAGAGCAGGaccagaggctgcagctcaggtcCCTGTGGACTCTG GTGGACACCATGAACTACGTGGGGCAGCTGGCGGGCCAGGTGCTGGTGACGGTGAAGGAGCTGTACAAGGGTCTCAATCAGGCCACGCTGTCAGGCTGCATCGATGTGATCGTGGTCCGACAGCCCGACGGAACGTTCCAGTGCTCCCCCTTCCACGTGCGCTTTGGAAAACTGGGAGTGCTGCGGTCCAGGGAGAAAATA ATTGACATTGAAATCAATGGAGAGCCAGTGGATTTACACATGAAGCTCGGAGACAACGGAGAGGCCTTTTTTGTCCAGGAGACGGAGCAGCAAGAT GAGGTTGTCCCAACTCACCTGATGACCTCGCCCATTACGACAGAAGAGGCTGGCCtcaggggcagagagggcagatgtGGGGAGTCGGGGATGGGGAACCGCCCACCTCTGGATCCAGAACACCCACCTACGGGAAATGTGCAGGTCTGCCCCAGCACAGCCggcaaaaagaggaagagacgTAGGAAAAGGCACAAAGTGGAGCTGCGCAAAGAGGAGCAAACGTCACCTGCGGGCAGGGAGGTGGAGCTGTGCGAGATGAGCTCAGATGAAGAGAAGACTCGCAGCCAAGG TGCATCCTCATCAACTACGACCAATGAGAACACGGACCTCAGGCAACATTCCCCTGTCACAGCCCTGGAATGGGACAGCTACCCCTTCTCTGATGGAGACTGGTCTCCGTGCACTGT CCTTGACATGTCTGAGAACATGTCACCCAACAGCGACTCTGAGCTGATGAAACCTGAAGACACCATTCTCAGAGCAGAGTCCCACATGCGCTGGAGCTGGGGGGAGTTCCCCGAGTCCACCAGG GTGAACAAAAAGGACAAATCGGAGCCGAAGATTCTCAGCATCACTCCCTCTGAGAAGACACATTTCAGGGTTATCTTAAGCACAGACGCCCTGGCGGAACAGTGTGGTAAAATAGATCCTGCATGCAGCATTATAAAGCCAGAACCTCGAACCATCAGACTAGAGCCACACAGCCTCAAACTGCAGCCGCTCGAAGCGTCACCGTGCGATACAAACTTCACCAACAACGAGCCGGAGCTCTCAGACTTTCCCTGTCCTGCAAACACTCAAGTCGGCACGAAATGTGCGCGAAAGACCAGGTGGACTTCGTCGCCGCCCAGCCGCAGGGACAGCGGCTCTGCTGCCGGCGGAGGCGGCGCTAAGGCTGATTCAAGGGCCGCAGACTCCCCCAGCACCAAGAGAG gtgtgaggaagaggagccaacATCAGGGACCTGAAGATATTTACCTGGATGACCTGAATGTCCTTGAACCAGAAGTTATTGCCCGGTATTTCCCCAAAAG TGAGTCTGAGAATGTTCCTAAACACTGGGTGGAGATGGGAGGGCGCTCCGGCTCCCAGTCGCCCCAGTCCGTGGGCAGTGCGGCGGCGGACAGCGGCACCGAGTGCCTGTCTGACTCCACCGCCGATCTTCCAGATGTCACTCTGTCCTTGTGCGGGGGCGTCGGTGAGAACTCCGAGATCTCCAAAG ATAAATTCCTGGAGCACATCATCACCTACAATGAATTTGCAGAGAATCCTGCAATAATTGACAACCCAAACTTGGTGGTTAAAATTGCAAACAG GTATTATAACTGGACACTGGCAGCGCCTTTGATCCTTTGTATGCAGGCTTTTCAGAAGAATTTGCCAAAG GCTACTGAGGAGGCCTGGGTGAAAGAGAGAATGCCTAAAAAGTCTGGACGCTGGTGGTTCTGGAGAAAAAGCAGCGTAAAGCAG tctTCAGCAGAGATCAAGTTAGAGAGGCAGGAGTCTCTGAGCAGGGACAGTCCAGCCCTGCACCAGGCCCCACAAACACA CCAGAAAGCGGCAGAGTGGTCCAGCGATGATGACACCAAGGAGCTGAACACTGTGGCGCCTGTCCCGACACAGGCTAATCATGTGCAGACGGAAGGCTCGGCGCCTTGTCACTCCTACAGGAAGTCCCTGCGCCTGTCATCTGACCAGATA GCCAGCCTGAAGCTCCGAGATGGACCCAACGATGTCACCTTTAGCATAACCACTCAGTACCAGGGGACGTGTCGCTGCGAGGGCACCATCTACCTGTGGAACTGGGACGACAAGGTCATCGTTTCTGACATCGATGGGACCATCACAAA ATCAGACGTGTTTGGTCAAATTCTGCCTCAGCTCGGTAAAGACTGGACTCATCAAGGAATCGCTAAGCTTTACCACTCGGTGCACGA GAACGGTTATAAGTTCCTGTACTGTTCGGCCCGAGCGATCGGCATGGCTGACATGACCCGAGGGTACCTGCACTGGGTGAACGACAGAGGGACGCTGCTGCCTCAAGGACCCCTCATgctgtcccccagcagcctcttttctgccttccacag AGAGATCATCGAAAAGAAGCCTGAGAAATTCAAGGTGGAGTGTCTGGCGGACATCAGGAACCTTTTTTCTCCGAACACATGTCCCTTCTACGCGGCGTTTGGAAACAGAGACAGC GACGTGTTTGCTTACAAGCAAGTTGGCGTTCCGGCGTGTCGGATCTTCACGGTAAATCCCAGAGGGGAGTTAATCCTGGAGCAGGCCCGAGGAAATAAAACGTC CTACGGCCGGCTGAGTGAGCTGGTGGAGCACGTTTTTCCTTTACGGAGTTCACAGCACAGCGCCACCTTCTGCTGCCCAGAGTTCAGCTCCTTCTGTTTCTGGAGGCAGCCCATCGCTCAGGTGTGCCTACAGGAGCTGCGTTAG
- the LOC130513657 gene encoding phosphatidate phosphatase LPIN2-like isoform X3: MNYVGQLAGQVLVTVKELYKGLNQATLSGCIDVIVVRQPDGTFQCSPFHVRFGKLGVLRSREKIIDIEINGEPVDLHMKLGDNGEAFFVQETEQQDEVVPTHLMTSPITTEEAGLRGREGRCGESGMGNRPPLDPEHPPTGNVQVCPSTAGKKRKRRRKRHKVELRKEEQTSPAGREVELCEMSSDEEKTRSQGASSSTTTNENTDLRQHSPVTALEWDSYPFSDGDWSPCTVLDMSENMSPNSDSELMKPEDTILRAESHMRWSWGEFPESTRVNKKDKSEPKILSITPSEKTHFRVILSTDALAEQCGKIDPACSIIKPEPRTIRLEPHSLKLQPLEASPCDTNFTNNEPELSDFPCPANTQVGTKCARKTRWTSSPPSRRDSGSAAGGGGAKADSRAADSPSTKRGVRKRSQHQGPEDIYLDDLNVLEPEVIARYFPKSESENVPKHWVEMGGRSGSQSPQSVGSAAADSGTECLSDSTADLPDVTLSLCGGVGENSEISKDKFLEHIITYNEFAENPAIIDNPNLVVKIANRYYNWTLAAPLILCMQAFQKNLPKATEEAWVKERMPKKSGRWWFWRKSSVKQSSAEIKLERQESLSRDSPALHQAPQTHQKAAEWSSDDDTKELNTVAPVPTQANHVQTEGSAPCHSYRKSLRLSSDQIASLKLRDGPNDVTFSITTQYQGTCRCEGTIYLWNWDDKVIVSDIDGTITKSDVFGQILPQLGKDWTHQGIAKLYHSVHENGYKFLYCSARAIGMADMTRGYLHWVNDRGTLLPQGPLMLSPSSLFSAFHREIIEKKPEKFKVECLADIRNLFSPNTCPFYAAFGNRDSDVFAYKQVGVPACRIFTVNPRGELILEQARGNKTSYGRLSELVEHVFPLRSSQHSATFCCPEFSSFCFWRQPIAQVCLQELR; the protein is encoded by the exons ATGAACTACGTGGGGCAGCTGGCGGGCCAGGTGCTGGTGACGGTGAAGGAGCTGTACAAGGGTCTCAATCAGGCCACGCTGTCAGGCTGCATCGATGTGATCGTGGTCCGACAGCCCGACGGAACGTTCCAGTGCTCCCCCTTCCACGTGCGCTTTGGAAAACTGGGAGTGCTGCGGTCCAGGGAGAAAATA ATTGACATTGAAATCAATGGAGAGCCAGTGGATTTACACATGAAGCTCGGAGACAACGGAGAGGCCTTTTTTGTCCAGGAGACGGAGCAGCAAGAT GAGGTTGTCCCAACTCACCTGATGACCTCGCCCATTACGACAGAAGAGGCTGGCCtcaggggcagagagggcagatgtGGGGAGTCGGGGATGGGGAACCGCCCACCTCTGGATCCAGAACACCCACCTACGGGAAATGTGCAGGTCTGCCCCAGCACAGCCggcaaaaagaggaagagacgTAGGAAAAGGCACAAAGTGGAGCTGCGCAAAGAGGAGCAAACGTCACCTGCGGGCAGGGAGGTGGAGCTGTGCGAGATGAGCTCAGATGAAGAGAAGACTCGCAGCCAAGG TGCATCCTCATCAACTACGACCAATGAGAACACGGACCTCAGGCAACATTCCCCTGTCACAGCCCTGGAATGGGACAGCTACCCCTTCTCTGATGGAGACTGGTCTCCGTGCACTGT CCTTGACATGTCTGAGAACATGTCACCCAACAGCGACTCTGAGCTGATGAAACCTGAAGACACCATTCTCAGAGCAGAGTCCCACATGCGCTGGAGCTGGGGGGAGTTCCCCGAGTCCACCAGG GTGAACAAAAAGGACAAATCGGAGCCGAAGATTCTCAGCATCACTCCCTCTGAGAAGACACATTTCAGGGTTATCTTAAGCACAGACGCCCTGGCGGAACAGTGTGGTAAAATAGATCCTGCATGCAGCATTATAAAGCCAGAACCTCGAACCATCAGACTAGAGCCACACAGCCTCAAACTGCAGCCGCTCGAAGCGTCACCGTGCGATACAAACTTCACCAACAACGAGCCGGAGCTCTCAGACTTTCCCTGTCCTGCAAACACTCAAGTCGGCACGAAATGTGCGCGAAAGACCAGGTGGACTTCGTCGCCGCCCAGCCGCAGGGACAGCGGCTCTGCTGCCGGCGGAGGCGGCGCTAAGGCTGATTCAAGGGCCGCAGACTCCCCCAGCACCAAGAGAG gtgtgaggaagaggagccaacATCAGGGACCTGAAGATATTTACCTGGATGACCTGAATGTCCTTGAACCAGAAGTTATTGCCCGGTATTTCCCCAAAAG TGAGTCTGAGAATGTTCCTAAACACTGGGTGGAGATGGGAGGGCGCTCCGGCTCCCAGTCGCCCCAGTCCGTGGGCAGTGCGGCGGCGGACAGCGGCACCGAGTGCCTGTCTGACTCCACCGCCGATCTTCCAGATGTCACTCTGTCCTTGTGCGGGGGCGTCGGTGAGAACTCCGAGATCTCCAAAG ATAAATTCCTGGAGCACATCATCACCTACAATGAATTTGCAGAGAATCCTGCAATAATTGACAACCCAAACTTGGTGGTTAAAATTGCAAACAG GTATTATAACTGGACACTGGCAGCGCCTTTGATCCTTTGTATGCAGGCTTTTCAGAAGAATTTGCCAAAG GCTACTGAGGAGGCCTGGGTGAAAGAGAGAATGCCTAAAAAGTCTGGACGCTGGTGGTTCTGGAGAAAAAGCAGCGTAAAGCAG tctTCAGCAGAGATCAAGTTAGAGAGGCAGGAGTCTCTGAGCAGGGACAGTCCAGCCCTGCACCAGGCCCCACAAACACA CCAGAAAGCGGCAGAGTGGTCCAGCGATGATGACACCAAGGAGCTGAACACTGTGGCGCCTGTCCCGACACAGGCTAATCATGTGCAGACGGAAGGCTCGGCGCCTTGTCACTCCTACAGGAAGTCCCTGCGCCTGTCATCTGACCAGATA GCCAGCCTGAAGCTCCGAGATGGACCCAACGATGTCACCTTTAGCATAACCACTCAGTACCAGGGGACGTGTCGCTGCGAGGGCACCATCTACCTGTGGAACTGGGACGACAAGGTCATCGTTTCTGACATCGATGGGACCATCACAAA ATCAGACGTGTTTGGTCAAATTCTGCCTCAGCTCGGTAAAGACTGGACTCATCAAGGAATCGCTAAGCTTTACCACTCGGTGCACGA GAACGGTTATAAGTTCCTGTACTGTTCGGCCCGAGCGATCGGCATGGCTGACATGACCCGAGGGTACCTGCACTGGGTGAACGACAGAGGGACGCTGCTGCCTCAAGGACCCCTCATgctgtcccccagcagcctcttttctgccttccacag AGAGATCATCGAAAAGAAGCCTGAGAAATTCAAGGTGGAGTGTCTGGCGGACATCAGGAACCTTTTTTCTCCGAACACATGTCCCTTCTACGCGGCGTTTGGAAACAGAGACAGC GACGTGTTTGCTTACAAGCAAGTTGGCGTTCCGGCGTGTCGGATCTTCACGGTAAATCCCAGAGGGGAGTTAATCCTGGAGCAGGCCCGAGGAAATAAAACGTC CTACGGCCGGCTGAGTGAGCTGGTGGAGCACGTTTTTCCTTTACGGAGTTCACAGCACAGCGCCACCTTCTGCTGCCCAGAGTTCAGCTCCTTCTGTTTCTGGAGGCAGCCCATCGCTCAGGTGTGCCTACAGGAGCTGCGTTAG